One genomic window of Dethiosulfovibrio russensis includes the following:
- a CDS encoding DVU_1557 family redox protein, with translation MRPDPVAEAFARSEEWICDECGVELETAEVTLTYLGASFPAKIPRCPRCGMVFIPSSVALGKMLQVEQGLEDK, from the coding sequence ATGAGGCCCGATCCCGTAGCTGAGGCCTTCGCCCGGTCGGAGGAATGGATCTGCGACGAATGCGGAGTCGAGCTGGAGACGGCCGAGGTCACATTGACCTACCTGGGAGCCTCCTTCCCTGCGAAGATACCCAGATGCCCCAGATGCGGCATGGTGTTCATCCCCTCCTCCGTCGCCCTGGGCAAAATGCTTCAGGTGGAACAGGGACTGGAGGACAAATGA